A genome region from Perca fluviatilis chromosome 20, GENO_Pfluv_1.0, whole genome shotgun sequence includes the following:
- the rd3l gene encoding protein RD3-like, producing the protein MPLFSWMKWTHETRVQAQDEAPLKTSGVLPSCMLIRELLWHVEERERLARETMGLHWFQKYPSLRTLIPTSELHQLEFLCAQIPPSDAATVLSRFREVLATNNIRPWELASVFKQVLRDFLSQKEYDEDHNFLVQPAQRRPMEAWTSRYIMKQGFVTPTVANCGDQPREEIPTISGYVDRAMRHYGSFEGSNRDWDLPYYYPVSLRPIGTYSNTLRDDTLL; encoded by the exons ATGCCCCTGTTTAGCTGGATGAAATGGACCCACGAAACAAGAGTGCAGGCTCAGGATGAAGCACCTCTAAAGACCTCGGGGGTCTTACCCAGTTGCATGTTGATCAGAGAGCTTCTGTGGCATGTGGAAGAACGTGAGCGGCTGGCAAGGGAAACCATGGGTCTCCACTGGTTTCAGAAGTACCCCAGTTTACGGACCCTCATCCCCACATCAGAGCTACATCAGCTGGAGTTCCTGTGTGCCCAGATCCCACCCAGCGACGCAGCCACCGTACTCTCTAG GTTTCGTGAGGTGCTTGCCACTAACAACATTAGGCCTTGGGAGCTGGCGTCTGTCTTCAAGCAGGTGCTAAGGGACTTCTTGAGCCAAAAGGAATATGATGAAGACCACAACTTCTTAGTACAGCCAGCACAGCGGCGACCAATGGAGGCTTGGACCAGCCGCTACATAATGAAGCAGGGCTTTGTCACACCCACGGTCGCCAACTGTGGAGACCAACCAAGGGAGGAGATCCCAACAATCTCTGGATATGTGGATCGGGCCATGCGGCACTATGGTTCGTTTGAAGGGTCCAACAGGGACTGGGACCTTCCATATTACTATCCAGTTTCTCTCAGGCCCATAGGGACGTACAGCAATACACTGCGAGACGACACACTGCTGTAG